From the Colletotrichum lupini chromosome 1, complete sequence genome, the window TACGTCACATTGAGCTAGTTTTAAGAGGTTGTTTTGGGTCCTGAGGAAGCAGACTTAGCGCTTGGTGTAGGCGATATGCCGCATGGTGCAGCCGCCCTAGGTTGCATGCAGACGCAGCCAAGTTCCGGCATCAAATACGACTACCGCAACAAACTTGGAAGTTGGGGAGTCGATATCATCGATCGTTCACCCAAGAGCTCTCCCACATGTTCATCGAAAACTGAAATGACTCTTACCTCCCCTTTCTGGGGCATTATGTTACACTCCGAGTTACCGTCTCGAGGTCACAGCGGTTCGAACGACCTTTCAACCCCTCATAATCGTTTGACACGTTTCTGCCAAGATTTGTTCCTCCCGTTGATGCAGCAAGATTCAACTTGATGCCTCGGGTGACAGATCTTTGGCATGTGTTTATCTCTTGGTTTGACCAATCCTATGCAGGAGTTGAACCGAATAGACCATGTCGACGTGGGATCTGAAGCATTCAATCTTGTCAATATTTTCATCTTCACTGTTAACATAGCTTTGTCCAGAGTACCTGCTAGTCTCCATCGCGAAACGTCCACGAAGCCCTCACGAAGCCCTCACGAAGCCCTAGCCATCTGCACTGCTGACAGACGACATCTAGCCACCGATTCGCTCGTTGCCAGAAACAGCAAGGAACATGAAAGCTCTTCCATGGCTCAAAGCTCATGCCTCTCATTCGCTCATGCAGAAGTTGCACTCTTAAAATGACAGATAAACACGTAAATCAAGGCCAGCCAGCTGCAGCGATATTGCACATCTGTCCCCCAAACCATCTGAACGAGAATTGCACACAAGCACAAAGGGCATCAGGAATCTGTGGGACGACATCGACTATGCTGCTGAGAGTAACATCCCTTGAATAGACACCGAGGTTATCCATGTTGCCTCTGCATCATGAGTCTCGGCAACACACATCTGCCAACCTCTTGCCAGTCACTTTGTCTTAGGAACCATTTTACTTGGCATTTGGCATATTATCTGCCGAACCTCTACTGAGCTTCTTTATTAGGAAGCTGATCGTCTATCTTGCAACAATTGGGCTTGTTCTGCGCCGTGTTGAATATCGAACGCAATGGTTCCTAACTCCATACGCCTCCATGATGCAATTGCCTGTGCATCTTGCGGCCTAGGGTTCTTAATGGAGCAACGACACCCAGGACATACCAATGCTACTGTTACCACACTTGAATCACTTCTTTATCAAGTGATCGATGTTCAAAACAGGGTTTGAACAAGACAtatggttcgaaccgtagatGGAAGAACAGAAATACCTTCCCGACATAGGACATAGCATCTACCCTTTCCAAATGGGGTTCCGCAGAGGTGTGGCTTCAGGCCCATGGTTACATACTAAAGCTTCTGCAGTATTGGAGTCATAGAAAGATACAATATTAAGGGACGCATCTTTTTCTGAATGGTAAATCATTGGCGTAAATCGCACTATCATATGTGCCAAGACGACCTAAGCACGATGCCATCGAAGCCAGCACGCTACCCCTCAATTCATGTACCACGCGTATCTTGAAATGTTTTAGGCCGCATcattaatcttattatatcctaTGTTTTCACGTCTCCGACCCGTTGAGGTTGCAGCGACTGCTGCGCTGCTGTGCTTAATCACCTCAACTCCAACTGGCCAGAGAGTTGTCGCCAAGTGCAGCTCCGTGTAAACCATCGGCCATTCATCTAATCAATAGCACACGTGCGTCCAGTCATCAGAGCGCTCAGACCTCGGGGGCTTCGAAGATTCCTGAGGGGGCTAGCAAGTCCAGCCGCTCTCTAAGCTACCGGCGTATGAGATTCAAGGCGGGAAGACGGGACAGGAGAAGGCAACCTCGTGTCCGGAGTTAGTCGTCGGACATGACTGGAGGCACGCATAATCTCGGCGAGTCATAGATTACCATTGCCAAGGAAGTGAGCTAATCTAGTAAAGGTTGTTTTTGTTGTCCTAGATATCTACAGATAGCGTCGATGACATCGCAGCCTCTCGAGTCTCGGCCAAAGACCTCTGGGTGTCTCGGCAAACTAGACTGGAGAGCTCATCTCTATTCTGTCCGCAGCGCACGAGTCTGCCTTGGCCACCTGGTAATAGGCTCTCCGTGGTCCTTCATTATTGATTGGTGACTGACTAATTCCCCGATCTAGTTGTGGGCCTTGTACCATCCATGGCTGCAGTCATTTCCCCTCCCACGCGTTGTTAATGATGACAGAGTAGCTTCACTCAGCCATCCCATCTAATTTTGATTTCCTTTTCGTATTCCATGCAGACTGGAACGAAGCATTATCTCAGTGCGTACTTACATTATATGACGATCGAACTGCATCGGAATGATGGGATGCGATCAGCGGTCTGTCTACTTTGACGACGAGAAACCACCTATGAAGAGTCACCACATGATGATTCAGAATGAATAATTCAGTTCAAGTAAACCACAGGTATGTATCATCTTCTGAAAGGGAGCTGCTCTGACATGTCTGGAAGTCAATGACAGTGCCTATGGTGACATTGCTGTATCCGCCTTacgtttaagtacttaggcaAATGGCGATATGCCTAAATTACGGGCGACATTTTCTATATTATCATAAGTAAAGAGTGAACTGAGATCACTATCTAATAGCTAGCAGTTTGGATGACAATCATGAAAGAAAAATGTGAGATGTTGGTCGACAGATTCGCACCACAAATCAAAATCATGCGGAAAGCGCCAAACTCCATTTAGAAACCAAGGAATAATGAAATTGACAAGAAAAGGAATCATCCCTCGGCGCTTCCAAGGAGTCAATCGCTCAAGAGTCCCAAATAGCGCCGTAAGCCGGAACACCTCTAGTTTCAAGGCCATAAACAACCTTCTTCGTGATCTTTTCGTTCGCAATGATAATGACAGCTTCGGCGTTGAAGCTCTGAACAAGGTTGAATCCCATCTTCACCAGATCCGGACGACCCGATATCTTGGTGTCGTGAATCACTGCGTTGGGGATCTTTTTCTTGATGGCGTCGAGCAAAGGCTTGCCAAACGTTTGCTCGGGCTTTGGTGTGGACCAGATCAACTGCGTCGCGCAGCTTGGCTGTTGAATGTGGCCAAGAAGAGGCCCAATGCCGGATCCCGTGGCAATGACCACGACGCGGTTGAAACAAGTCGCGATGCGCATGACACCACAGGTCGGGACACCACGAACCCATATGTAGGTGGGGGGCTTCTGGATGCAGTTTTTGGTCCAATCGCCAGCGTTGGAAACAACCAAAGAGAAACCCTTCTCGCGATGCTCGACCTTCTCAGGGGCCGGAATTGTGGCGAACGAGTGCCATTCTAGAAGAGGCCTTTGAGAGAGTCTGACGAAGCTGCCGTTGACGGGGACTGTGTAGTCAAAATGCAATCTCACTGCGTGGTCGGAAAGCACCTCAGCTTCGACAGGAACTTTCTTGAGGAACAACCAAGAGGAGGCGATGCTCATCGTGGCGACCGCCAGCATCCAGAAGCCGGGAGTTCGAATGCATGCGTCGCCCAGGGACATCTCTGCGACCTTGCTGTCGTTCGCGCCGAGGACAACCTGGACCCAGAACAGCCCCAGCATGGTCCATCCGACGAAACGATGGGTCTTCTCGAAGAGGTCGTGATGGGTCTTGCGGAACCCAGGCCAAGCGAGACCGATAGTGATGGTGAACAAACCCGTAAGAAGCCAAGACACGACCTTTGAAGCCATAGACTGGTGGCCCCAATTAGGGCACTCTGTCAGCTGGCAAACCTCATCGCTGATGTTGGAAGCCAAAAGCCAAGCTCCGGCAGAAACAGCAGCGCCTGAGTGAACACCGCCAAAGTGGAAAATCCTGGCGCAGCGCTTCCTGATGGCGAGGGGCCAGGACTTTGGCACGTTGCAGGTGATTGTGTAAAGCGCGTTGATGACAAAGTCCTGACGGGCGAGGACTGCGACGACCAGGTTGATGGCTGTGAGAGTGCTGAGCCAATTGCGCTGGAACCCGGCAAAGACGAGTGCGATGACGGCCGCGATGTTGAAGAGACCCACGATTGTGAAGAGACGGCGGTAAACGATGGCGATCCGGTGAACAAAGCCGCGGTAGGGACGGCCGAGGCTCTTTGCGGGGATGTCGCCGGTGAGGTCGAGCTTCTCGTCTGTCTCGGTGAAGCTAGAGGCAGAGGATTCGGCCTTGAGGTCTGTGGTGGTCGAGTTGCTGTCAGTAGACAGGGACTCTTTTGAGGCGGTCTCCCTGATGGTGACATCGGCGACTTCCTTCTTGTCGGTATTACCAGTCTCGGTGACCATGTCTTGAAGCGCACGCTTGTCGACTTTGCCATTTGCAGTCAGAGGAAGGGCGTCAAGGAAGTGGAACTTGGTCGGGATCGCGTAGTAAGGCTGACGAGCCCTGACGTGGGCTTGTATCTCGTCGAGATCGCAGTCCTTGGGTGCGACAAACCCGTGGATCTCATTGCTGATGAACAAGGCGGTGGCCTTTGAGACGATGGGACAAGAGCTGATTGAAGAGGTAACTCCGTCAAGCTCAACCCGGAACCCCTGCGAATGATGTGTTAGAAAGCTCTTTGAATGTATGAGTTTGGAGATGCCACTTACTTTAATCTTGATTTGGTCATCGACTCTTCCGAGGATGTCAATTGAGCCGTCCGATCTCCAGCGACCGAGGTCACCAGTGTTGTACATCATAGATCTACAAGACTATCAGCAGGTAGTTTTGAGTAGCACGAGGGATTATACTCACCCGTCATTAGCAAAAAGGTCCAGCTTGTATCTCTCAGCAGTCTTCTCGGGAAGAGAGACATAGCCCCGGGAGATTCCGTGGCCACCAGCCCACATAACTCCGGCTTCCCCAACACCTAGAGAGTTGCCCTGCGCGTCAAGGACGTAGACGGTGTTGTTTGGTGTAGGCTTTCCGATTGTCAGAGCTTCACCCGGGCGGTGAAGATGCATGGTGTTGACAATGGTAGTCTCCGTAGGTCCACAGCAGTTGTAGTAGGTTGCGTGAGTGGCCCAGAGGTCG encodes:
- a CDS encoding AMP-binding enzyme, translated to MQNTIVQDSALTPVGPAPLSFTQGERIKSTYPTVTAAFYHHAETHPDVTAGRDLSSQQIREITYGDLATRANQLSRKLTTLGVKPGDRVPLVVKRGIDMLVGIVAILSCGAQYVPLDGGVVPDSTLRFVLEQAGGKHVLCLKSTKHRFDTLGVPCEIFVIDEDSEKDKEVSQSYPIQDLAQPDHGCYVIYTSGTTGTPKGVDVTHKNVTNLVCLSPGGLGISPGTRVGQVLNISFDMAAWEMMGCLCNGGTLVLRGSKWEPCLRETQVLICTPSILAKYDPREYSNIRVAATAGEPSSQRLADLWATHATYYNCCGPTETTIVNTMHLHRPGEALTIGKPTPNNTVYVLDAQGNSLGVGEAGVMWAGGHGISRGYVSLPEKTAERYKLDLFANDGSMMYNTGDLGRWRSDGSIDILGRVDDQIKIKGFRVELDGVTSSISSCPIVSKATALFISNEIHGFVAPKDCDLDEIQAHVRARQPYYAIPTKFHFLDALPLTANGKVDKRALQDMVTETGNTDKKEVADVTIRETASKESLSTDSNSTTTDLKAESSASSFTETDEKLDLTGDIPAKSLGRPYRGFVHRIAIVYRRLFTIVGLFNIAAVIALVFAGFQRNWLSTLTAINLVVAVLARQDFVINALYTITCNVPKSWPLAIRKRCARIFHFGGVHSGAAVSAGAWLLASNISDEVCQLTECPNWGHQSMASKVVSWLLTGLFTITIGLAWPGFRKTHHDLFEKTHRFVGWTMLGLFWVQVVLGANDSKVAEMSLGDACIRTPGFWMLAVATMSIASSWLFLKKVPVEAEVLSDHAVRLHFDYTVPVNGSFVRLSQRPLLEWHSFATIPAPEKVEHREKGFSLVVSNAGDWTKNCIQKPPTYIWVRGVPTCGVMRIATCFNRVVVIATGSGIGPLLGHIQQPSCATQLIWSTPKPEQTFGKPLLDAIKKKIPNAVIHDTKISGRPDLVKMGFNLVQSFNAEAVIIIANEKITKKVVYGLETRGVPAYGAIWDS